TCATCACCTGCTCCAAATGCTTTTTTCTCGAAATCCAATTTCATTTTTAAATTGGGAAGAACAACATCTTGAACTTGTACTTCTTTTTCGAAAACGTTGTCATTTCCTTCATTTTTCATCCAATTGGTATAGGCTCTAACTTTATAAATTCCGCCAAGAGCTTCTGCATCTAATACAAAATCACCTGCAGCAACGCCATTTTTTGCAATGATGTTGATGCTTTTTTCAATGGTGCCTTTGGGATTTAAAAATTCAACATGCACAATGTCACTTTTATTTGAAGCTTTCATTGTCTGTCCATCACGAACAAAAGTGGCAAACCAGATATTATCTCCCGGTTCATAAAAAGGCTTATCGAACTGAACATATAACCGATCTTCCGGTAGTTTTTGTTGATAAGCGCTTAGTTTTGTTTTTATGGAACGGATAAATTCATTATCCATTGCTAATTGGTAATAATTGCTTGGTGTGATCCAGGCTACCATTGCCAACATGGCTAGACTAATTCCAGCGATTGGCACAATTCTGTTGATTTTTATATTTCTCATGGCTATAGATTTTAATTTCTTTTCGCCAATAAGATGCAGGAGGTTTTAAGATTCCATAAATGGAATGAAAAATTTAGGATTTATATATTAAGGAATGTGGAATTGTAAGGATCTATAAAGGGTTTAAAGGGTAAGTCAATGAATTTCATTCCTAAATCCCAAATCCTTTAATCCTAAATTTTAGTCTTCTAATATAGATATATAGAGGTCTTCCACCTTTTTACGTGCCCACGGAGTGGTTCGGAGGAATTTTAAGCTGGATTTGATGCTGGGGTCTTTTTTAAAGCAGTTGATGTCGATATGGTAGGCTAAGTTTTCCCAACCATAATAGTTAACCAAATGATTAAGAATCATTTCAAGGGTTTTGCCATGCAACGGGTCTTTTTGCTTCTGAGATTCCATGAAACCACTTAATTTCTTCTAAAGGTTCTGATTTTGGCGTCTTTTCCTTTGAGTTTTTCTTTTCTTCCTGGGCCGCCAAGGTTTACTTTCTTATTTTTTTCCTTCTTTTCGTGGAAAGCAGGTCCGGGAACATGTTTGTCTTTTCCTTTTTTCTGCTTGATTTTGTCAATCATTTTTGGTGTTTCATCATCCGTAAGCATTTTTGAAATCACCACATCTTCCGGAATCGATTCGTATGGAATCGCTTTGTTCATTACTCTTTCAATCTCTACTTGGTATTCTTGTTCGGCTTCATTGATAAAAGTGATGGCCGTTCCTGCTTTGTTTGCACGTCCTGTTCTACCAATTCTGTGAATATAATCTTCAGGAGTTTCCGGAGTATCAAAATTGATAACGTGTGTTACATCGGAGATGTCTAATCCACGTGCAAGAATGTCGGTTGCAATTAATACGCGTTTTGTGCCTTCATGGAATTGTCGCAATGAATTGATACGCGCTGTTTGAGCTAAATTGGAATGGATGACCGCAACATCATCTGTGAATTTGTTTTTCAGTTGTTCAAAGAGATTGTCTGCTAATTTTTTTGTTGAAACAAACACAAGTACTTTACTAAGTTCTGAATCTGTTCTTAATAAATAATCAAGTAAATTAACTTTGGTATTGAAATTTGGAACATGGTAACAAAGCTGAATAATTTGTTCTAAAGGAGTTCCGTGAGGAGCCACTTCGATTTTTTCAGGTTCATAGAAATATTTAGAAATCACTTGTTCAATTTCTTCGTTCATAGTTGCAGAAAACATCAAGTTTTGACGTTTTGCTGGCAATGTCTCCAGG
This Bacteroidota bacterium DNA region includes the following protein-coding sequences:
- a CDS encoding DUF2132 domain-containing protein; protein product: MESQKQKDPLHGKTLEMILNHLVNYYGWENLAYHIDINCFKKDPSIKSSLKFLRTTPWARKKVEDLYISILED
- a CDS encoding DEAD/DEAH box helicase, which gives rise to MSFDQLNLDKPLINALNDLGYVQPTPIQEKAFSLIMSGKDIVGIAQTGTGKTFAYLLPILRQLKYSDQKHPRVLIIVPTRELVLQIVKEIEKLCTYKSIRFLAVYGGTNINTQKQLVYNGSDIIVATPGRLVDLALTGILRLKDIKQLVIDEVDQMLSLGFRQPLLSFLETLPAKRQNLMFSATMNEEIEQVISKYFYEPEKIEVAPHGTPLEQIIQLCYHVPNFNTKVNLLDYLLRTDSELSKVLVFVSTKKLADNLFEQLKNKFTDDVAVIHSNLAQTARINSLRQFHEGTKRVLIATDILARGLDISDVTHVINFDTPETPEDYIHRIGRTGRANKAGTAITFINEAEQEYQVEIERVMNKAIPYESIPEDVVISKMLTDDETPKMIDKIKQKKGKDKHVPGPAFHEKKEKNKKVNLGGPGRKEKLKGKDAKIRTFRRN